The following proteins are co-located in the Merismopedia glauca CCAP 1448/3 genome:
- a CDS encoding DUF4276 family protein has protein sequence MHIEFLIEDYSGEEALNKFLPRCLTLEIEYQVRRFNGKQDLLKKLPDRLKGYKAWIPEDWLIVILVDRDNEDCHQLKQKLENIAITAGFITKSNNSCSFQVLNRIMVEELEAWFFGDIPAIIQAYPGVKPSLAQQEKYRDPDAIQGGTWEALERVLQKARYHQGGLDKPKAAREIAEYMTPETNRSKSFQVFYDGLRTWQNRSLD, from the coding sequence ATGCATATTGAATTTTTGATTGAGGATTATTCTGGAGAAGAAGCTCTCAATAAATTTTTACCTCGATGTCTAACTCTCGAAATAGAATACCAAGTTCGTCGCTTCAATGGAAAGCAAGATTTACTCAAAAAGTTACCTGATCGCTTAAAAGGTTATAAAGCATGGATACCGGAGGATTGGTTAATTGTTATCTTAGTTGACCGCGATAATGAAGACTGTCATCAACTCAAACAAAAATTAGAAAATATTGCGATTACAGCCGGATTTATCACTAAAAGTAACAACAGTTGCTCCTTCCAAGTCTTAAACCGAATTATGGTTGAAGAATTAGAAGCGTGGTTTTTTGGCGATATTCCAGCTATTATCCAAGCTTATCCAGGTGTTAAGCCCAGTCTTGCCCAACAGGAAAAATATCGAGATCCCGATGCAATTCAAGGTGGAACTTGGGAAGCTTTAGAAAGAGTCCTACAAAAAGCCAGATATCATCAAGGGGGATTGGATAAACCTAAAGCTGCTCGCGAGATTGCCGAATATATGACTCCAGAAACTAATCGCTCTAAAAGTTTTCAGGTTTTTTACGATGGGTTGAGGACTTGGCAAAATCGATCTCTAGACTAA